One window of Magallana gigas chromosome 2, xbMagGiga1.1, whole genome shotgun sequence genomic DNA carries:
- the LOC105320959 gene encoding ragulator complex protein LAMTOR1 yields MGCCFSDSSDKDGEEPYSSTNERARLLPEPTSSGQSGPSYNTQSQRNAQKLDEPSALEKILHKTVRKIIDVSPGETVEQQEYNDRAHQYGIKINMILSGSSKIRTSRPPLPNGMAAPQIVLSSAPVSLADIQLITLSAEKASQAVGKVRVQHKEDLVVPFGVP; encoded by the exons ATGGGTTGCTGTTTTAGCGACAGCAGCGACAAAGATGGAGAGGAACCATATTCG aGTACAAATGAAAGAGCCAGATTATTACCAGAACCAACAAGTAGTGGCCAATCTGGACCAAG ctatAATACACAGTCTCAAAGAAATGCACAGAAGTTGGATGAACCCTCAGCCTTAGAAAAGATTCTGCATAAAACTGTGAG aaaaataattgacGTGTCACCTGGTGAAACAGTTGAACAACAGGAATACAATGATAGAGCACATCAATATGG cattaaaataaacatgattttaaGTGGGTCCTCTAAGATAAGGACAAGTCGACCACCGCTACCCAATGGCATGGCAGCCCCACAGATAGTGCTTAGTTCTGCTCCAGTGTCACTGGCAGATATCCAGCTG ATAACGCTATCGGCAGAAAAAGCATCACAGGCAGTGGGTAAAGTGAGGGTACAGCACAAGGAGGACTTGGTGGTGCCGTTTGGGGTCCCCTGA